A part of Myxococcus landrumus genomic DNA contains:
- a CDS encoding M24 family metallopeptidase — protein sequence MRTRLRLLAPLVLSTACASVQSPSAGAPSSPVNSSSSERPFGTLREQAERQQSWLRERMDTALPQLMRKHGIEMWVVPMREYNEDPVFKALSAPTTFAARRRTIYVFHDRGPEKGVERLALGGGSQGGIFTPRRAQQQVSQGGQGLRQAELWGPDQWLVLKQVLEERQPQSIALDISRTFAFADGLSHGEYEGMAEALGPDWVNRFKPSGGLPVDLLAWRGADEVRFYEDETKLAWNIIETAFSNQVITPGVTTTQDVQWWMRQRLTDLGLDTWFQPSVSVQRQGATEEQLGDNPVIQRGDVLHCDYGVTALRLNTDTQHMGYVLREGETDAPEGLKVALKTSNRLQDIVFEELRPGRTGNEVLKIARKRMTDEGIDGTIYSHPIGLHGHGAGAMVGLWDRQEGVPGNGDHPVMANMWYSIELQATSTVPEWNGQRVRSAQEEDVVIDAEGRVHWAWKRQTQFHFVR from the coding sequence ATGCGAACCCGCCTCCGCCTCCTCGCGCCGCTCGTGCTCTCCACCGCATGTGCTTCCGTCCAATCTCCATCCGCGGGGGCGCCCTCCTCTCCCGTGAACTCTTCCTCTTCAGAGCGTCCCTTCGGAACCCTTCGCGAGCAGGCCGAGCGTCAACAGTCCTGGCTGCGCGAGCGCATGGACACCGCGCTTCCCCAGCTCATGCGCAAGCACGGCATCGAGATGTGGGTCGTCCCCATGCGCGAGTACAACGAGGACCCCGTGTTCAAGGCGCTCTCCGCGCCGACGACGTTCGCCGCGCGCCGCCGCACCATCTACGTGTTCCATGACCGGGGCCCCGAGAAGGGCGTGGAGCGTCTGGCGCTAGGCGGTGGCTCCCAGGGTGGCATCTTCACGCCGCGCCGCGCGCAGCAGCAGGTGAGCCAGGGCGGCCAGGGCCTGCGTCAGGCGGAGCTGTGGGGGCCGGACCAGTGGCTGGTGCTCAAGCAGGTGCTGGAGGAGCGTCAGCCCCAGAGCATCGCCCTCGATATCTCGCGGACGTTCGCCTTCGCCGACGGCCTGTCGCATGGCGAGTACGAGGGCATGGCGGAGGCGCTCGGCCCCGACTGGGTGAATCGCTTCAAGCCCTCGGGTGGGCTCCCCGTGGACCTGCTGGCGTGGCGAGGCGCCGACGAGGTCCGCTTCTACGAGGACGAGACGAAGCTCGCCTGGAACATCATCGAGACGGCCTTCTCCAACCAGGTCATCACCCCGGGCGTCACCACCACCCAGGATGTGCAGTGGTGGATGCGGCAGCGCCTGACGGACCTGGGCCTGGACACGTGGTTCCAGCCCTCCGTCAGCGTGCAGCGGCAGGGCGCCACCGAGGAGCAGTTGGGAGACAACCCCGTCATCCAGCGCGGCGACGTGCTCCACTGCGACTACGGCGTCACCGCCCTGCGGCTCAACACGGACACCCAGCACATGGGCTACGTGCTGCGCGAGGGGGAGACGGACGCGCCCGAGGGACTCAAGGTCGCGCTCAAGACGTCCAACCGGCTCCAGGACATCGTCTTCGAGGAGCTGCGCCCCGGTCGCACCGGCAACGAGGTCCTCAAAATCGCGCGCAAGCGGATGACGGACGAGGGCATCGACGGGACCATCTACTCGCACCCCATCGGTCTGCACGGCCACGGCGCGGGCGCGATGGTGGGCCTGTGGGACCGCCAGGAGGGTGTGCCCGGCAATGGCGACCATCCGGTGATGGCGAACATGTGGTACTCCATCGAGCTGCAGGCGACGAGCACCGTGCCCGAGTGGAACGGCCAGCGCGTGCGCTCCGCCCAGGAAGAGGACGTCGTCATCGACGCCGAGGGCCGCGTGCACTGGGCCTGGAAGCGGCAGACCCAGTTCCACTTCGTGCGCTGA
- a CDS encoding DUF2171 domain-containing protein — protein sequence MVRFGDVREGMTVRTSDGRKVGRVSGIGDVHFELERGLVPIPRHDYLVEYSDVDHIGGEDIYLTRSDHPLLTLEEDDDGGALPPRSSSGMDAEPVNFSAPDDEDLTRH from the coding sequence ATGGTTCGGTTCGGTGATGTGCGCGAGGGAATGACGGTGAGGACCTCGGACGGGCGCAAGGTGGGACGGGTCTCCGGCATCGGTGACGTCCACTTCGAGCTGGAGCGGGGCCTGGTGCCCATCCCCCGCCACGACTACCTCGTGGAGTACAGCGACGTGGACCACATCGGCGGCGAGGACATCTACCTGACTCGCTCCGACCACCCGTTGCTCACGCTGGAGGAGGACGATGATGGCGGCGCGCTGCCTCCGCGCAGCTCCTCCGGCATGGACGCCGAGCCCGTGAATTTCAGCGCGCCTGATGACGAGGACCTGACACGTCACTGA
- a CDS encoding DUF2267 domain-containing protein, with amino-acid sequence MSIQKQEATQSWSGLGVGTDRRSFLDAVTAQLPEFEAERAAEAVFCGLSELLSEGLMRQLREQLPEDLRGLLADGCSRHAVGARGKVDRDDFYLQVANHLNAEPEGVRRVLHGVFAALHGQVTEAEARKVEGQLPRWLQGTWSASRLGVDRPS; translated from the coding sequence ATGTCGATTCAGAAGCAGGAGGCGACGCAATCGTGGTCGGGACTGGGCGTGGGGACGGACCGGCGGTCCTTCCTGGACGCGGTGACTGCCCAGCTTCCGGAATTCGAGGCCGAGCGGGCCGCGGAGGCGGTGTTCTGCGGGCTGTCGGAGCTCTTGTCGGAAGGGCTGATGCGGCAGTTGCGCGAGCAGCTCCCCGAGGACCTGCGCGGGCTCCTGGCGGACGGGTGCTCCCGTCACGCGGTGGGCGCGCGAGGGAAGGTGGACCGCGACGACTTCTACCTCCAGGTGGCCAATCACCTGAACGCGGAGCCGGAGGGCGTGCGGCGCGTGCTGCATGGTGTCTTCGCGGCGCTGCATGGGCAGGTGACGGAGGCGGAGGCGCGCAAGGTCGAAGGCCAGCTCCCCCGGTGGTTGCAGGGCACGTGGTCCGCCTCGCGGCTGGGAGTCGACCGGCCCTCGTGA
- a CDS encoding aminoacyl-tRNA deacylase — MIPENIIQYLERQGIPFERKSHLRAITAQALAASLHVSGFQVAKSVILQSDDALLICVVSAPDTVNLDRVATVTGTRNLRLADEAMFAPRFPGCEVGAEPPFGGLYGLPVVVDEHLRDEELVLFRAGSHTEALELRYADFMDLEAPYLGNIIHDRPGKSLADESAEVAPSPY, encoded by the coding sequence ATGATTCCCGAGAACATCATCCAGTACCTGGAGCGCCAAGGCATTCCCTTCGAGCGCAAGTCGCACCTGCGAGCCATCACCGCGCAGGCGCTGGCGGCCTCGCTGCACGTCAGCGGCTTCCAGGTGGCGAAGTCCGTCATCCTCCAGTCCGATGACGCGCTGTTGATTTGTGTGGTGAGCGCACCGGACACGGTGAACCTGGACCGCGTCGCGACGGTGACGGGCACGCGCAACCTCCGGCTCGCGGATGAAGCCATGTTCGCGCCCCGCTTCCCCGGCTGCGAGGTCGGCGCGGAGCCACCCTTCGGCGGCCTCTATGGCCTCCCCGTGGTGGTGGACGAACACCTCCGCGACGAGGAGCTGGTGCTGTTCCGAGCGGGCTCCCACACCGAGGCCCTGGAGCTGCGCTACGCCGACTTCATGGACCTGGAGGCGCCCTACCTCGGCAACATCATCCATGACCGCCCGGGCAAGTCCCTGGCCGACGAGAGCGCCGAGGTGGCCCCTTCACCCTACTGA
- a CDS encoding outer membrane protein, giving the protein MKAFMRIAGCVAAVWGCAVGAQEDYRPAGTGQPTDTVAPTAHADEPRKEPRVEEPSLGLYVLVGGGVEGYAGQLSPRVQTGFTYGATVGYRAMPFLALELGYNGSINNLDENGSLVPQGDLGSGPDLVRNGGQLLALGIAPTERVQPFVLAGIGFDRYTVRHEATGGQAHFQDDTAGYIPVGLGLRIQLTRRLTADVRAAYHFLFDQDFASTSATPNALDGRYMGLLQFGGTY; this is encoded by the coding sequence ATGAAGGCATTCATGCGTATCGCGGGGTGTGTGGCGGCTGTGTGGGGATGCGCGGTGGGAGCCCAGGAGGACTACCGTCCCGCCGGCACGGGGCAGCCCACCGACACCGTGGCGCCCACCGCCCACGCCGACGAACCCCGGAAGGAGCCGCGCGTGGAGGAGCCGTCCCTGGGCCTCTACGTGCTGGTGGGCGGCGGCGTGGAGGGCTATGCCGGCCAGCTCTCGCCCCGGGTCCAAACGGGCTTCACGTACGGCGCCACCGTGGGCTACCGCGCCATGCCCTTCCTGGCGCTGGAGCTGGGCTACAACGGCAGCATCAACAACCTGGACGAGAACGGCAGCCTGGTTCCGCAGGGAGACCTGGGCAGCGGCCCGGACCTGGTGCGCAACGGCGGCCAGCTGCTCGCCCTCGGCATCGCGCCCACCGAACGCGTCCAGCCCTTCGTGCTCGCGGGCATCGGCTTCGACCGGTACACCGTGCGCCACGAGGCCACGGGGGGCCAGGCCCACTTCCAGGACGACACCGCCGGCTACATCCCCGTGGGCCTGGGCCTGCGCATCCAGTTGACCCGGCGCCTCACCGCCGACGTGCGCGCCGCCTACCACTTCCTCTTCGACCAGGACTTCGCGTCCACCAGCGCGACGCCCAACGCGCTGGACGGCCGCTACATGGGCCTCCTCCAGTTCGGTGGCACCTACTAG
- a CDS encoding ABC transporter ATP-binding protein, translated as MATVTLEDVRKVYRGGVAAVKGVTLDIADGEFVSLVGPSGCGKSTTLNLIAGLEALSGGTLRIDGDVVNDLSPKERDVAMVFQSYALYPHLDVARNLAFPLEVAGMPRADIDARVREVASMLGLEALLSRRPKALSGGQRQRVALGRALVRRPKVFLFDEPLSNLDAGLRAQMRGEIKKLHERLRATFIYVTHDQAEAMTLSDRVVVMSQGEVQQVAPPRELYDAPANLFVAGFFGSPRINEVKPRTLGLEGEDRVLGLRPEHLEVLQGTASAGALMGRVYLVEPMGAECWVTVEVEGERLVARAPGDFRASSGAQVALRFEASRLREFDARTGLARSVG; from the coding sequence GTGGCGACCGTGACCCTGGAGGATGTCCGCAAGGTGTACCGGGGCGGTGTGGCCGCGGTGAAGGGCGTGACGCTGGACATCGCGGACGGCGAGTTCGTGTCGTTGGTGGGGCCATCGGGCTGCGGCAAGTCCACCACGCTCAACCTCATCGCGGGGCTGGAGGCGTTGTCGGGCGGAACGCTGCGCATCGATGGCGACGTGGTGAATGACCTGTCGCCGAAGGAGCGCGACGTCGCGATGGTGTTCCAGAGCTACGCGCTCTATCCGCACCTGGATGTGGCTCGGAACCTGGCGTTCCCGTTGGAGGTCGCCGGCATGCCGCGCGCGGACATCGACGCGCGGGTGCGGGAGGTGGCCTCGATGCTCGGACTGGAGGCGCTGTTGTCGCGGCGGCCCAAGGCGCTCTCCGGAGGACAGCGGCAGCGCGTGGCGCTGGGGCGCGCGCTCGTGCGGCGGCCGAAGGTGTTCCTGTTCGACGAGCCGCTGTCCAACCTGGACGCGGGGCTGCGCGCGCAGATGCGCGGTGAAATCAAGAAGCTGCATGAGCGCCTCCGGGCCACGTTCATCTACGTCACGCATGACCAGGCGGAGGCGATGACGCTGTCGGACCGGGTGGTGGTGATGAGCCAGGGCGAGGTGCAGCAGGTGGCTCCGCCTCGCGAGCTGTACGACGCGCCGGCGAACCTGTTCGTCGCGGGGTTCTTCGGCTCGCCGCGCATCAACGAGGTGAAGCCTCGGACGTTGGGGCTCGAGGGTGAGGACCGTGTGCTGGGCCTGCGCCCCGAGCACCTGGAAGTGCTCCAGGGCACCGCTTCCGCTGGCGCGCTGATGGGCCGGGTGTACCTGGTGGAGCCCATGGGCGCGGAGTGCTGGGTGACGGTGGAGGTGGAGGGAGAGCGACTGGTGGCTCGGGCTCCGGGGGACTTCCGCGCGTCCTCGGGGGCGCAGGTGGCGCTGCGCTTCGAGGCCTCGCGGCTGCGTGAGTTCGATGCGCGGACGGGGCTCGCGCGCTCAGTAGGGTGA
- a CDS encoding Kelch repeat-containing protein — MRSGRTSFLGVALFALVFSCNSGPRVDGVARDASGAPLRLATPRKQVPFVTLMDGRVLASGGFDGQRSLSSCEVFEPETGLWSLTGAMLTPRRHHAAVRLLDGRVLVMGGTHGLAPGTLASAEVFEPSTGTWAHVSPMREAREDPAAVLLPDGRVLVAGGVDGDGRPLRSAEMFQPSTGTWEPASPPGFVRGGAGTAVMLTHGKALFVSGLQAELYDVATGRWEKAGFAGGAAGTHRQGHSVTLLPDGRVLVVGGGTTRASSTAEVYDGVTGLWTLVAAPMIPREHHAAVVTRDGSVLVLGGEHFTAGVLASVERFEPATGVWSPAPALEERRELPGALTLPDGAVLLVGGANEVSGLLATSEKYQPGGCVPRTCAAHEAVCGAMADGCGGMLECGPCVLEGCDSQQCRAEGLTRR; from the coding sequence ATGCGAAGTGGTCGCACATCCTTTCTCGGCGTGGCGTTGTTCGCGCTCGTGTTCTCCTGCAACTCCGGTCCCCGCGTGGACGGAGTGGCGCGGGACGCGAGTGGTGCGCCCCTGAGGCTGGCGACGCCTCGCAAGCAGGTGCCCTTCGTCACGCTGATGGACGGCCGCGTGCTGGCCTCGGGTGGCTTCGATGGACAGCGCTCGTTGTCGAGCTGCGAGGTGTTCGAGCCGGAGACGGGCCTGTGGAGCCTGACGGGGGCGATGCTCACCCCCCGCCGCCACCACGCCGCGGTGCGATTGCTGGATGGCCGCGTGCTGGTGATGGGCGGAACCCACGGGCTGGCGCCCGGCACGCTCGCGAGCGCGGAGGTGTTCGAGCCTTCCACGGGGACGTGGGCCCATGTCTCGCCCATGCGCGAGGCGCGTGAGGACCCGGCGGCGGTGCTGCTGCCGGATGGGCGTGTGCTCGTCGCGGGAGGCGTGGATGGGGATGGCCGGCCGCTGCGCTCGGCGGAGATGTTCCAGCCTTCCACGGGGACGTGGGAGCCCGCGTCTCCACCGGGCTTCGTGCGAGGTGGCGCGGGTACCGCGGTGATGCTGACCCACGGCAAGGCGCTCTTCGTGAGTGGCCTCCAGGCGGAGCTGTACGACGTCGCCACGGGGCGCTGGGAGAAGGCGGGGTTCGCGGGCGGCGCGGCGGGGACACATCGTCAGGGGCACTCGGTGACGCTGTTGCCGGATGGCCGGGTGCTCGTGGTGGGCGGAGGCACCACGCGTGCTTCGAGCACGGCGGAGGTCTACGACGGAGTGACGGGCCTGTGGACGCTGGTGGCGGCGCCGATGATTCCTCGCGAGCACCATGCGGCGGTGGTGACGCGCGACGGCTCGGTGCTGGTGCTGGGCGGTGAGCACTTCACGGCGGGAGTGCTCGCGTCGGTGGAGCGCTTCGAGCCCGCGACGGGGGTGTGGTCTCCTGCTCCCGCGCTCGAGGAGCGTCGTGAGCTGCCCGGTGCACTGACGCTGCCGGATGGCGCGGTGCTGTTGGTGGGCGGCGCGAACGAAGTGTCGGGGCTGCTCGCCACGAGCGAGAAGTACCAGCCCGGTGGATGTGTCCCACGCACGTGCGCGGCGCACGAGGCCGTGTGTGGCGCGATGGCGGATGGGTGTGGAGGGATGCTCGAATGTGGCCCCTGCGTCCTGGAGGGCTGTGACTCACAGCAATGCAGGGCAGAAGGACTCACGCGACGGTGA
- a CDS encoding S8 family serine peptidase, producing MKRWGFIGLLGLAACMPDESSNRDALQNGCPGITAGMLPGKPEEKLSNDGRERVIVRYRRERAVTAARVNQLGGRVTAAFRSAPALAVSVTPEERLALEKDPAVERIEPDYPLHAQGPARLPALALLSGGVTRAGVIAGEYTQELSKVQAAEVWDRDGDGRPDPGAVTGQGVKVCVIDSGLDIDHPELKDSVVAARDFMDGDDVPTDGAEGRWGTGHGTHVAGIIAARPGAGGRGTPVLGERGLVGVAPGVQLIIARVLDLDGGTHMSIVMQAVEYCQEQGAKVISLSIAGGMPTYTSAQVFQAARDSGILVVAAAGNEGRGEVSYPASDPAVLAVGALDVHDQRATFSSYGEALALMAPGVDVLSTFPRGLGSFAMVDVDGTRPMARSLLYAPQGETWGTLVDCGGGMKDSCGEGASCRGFIAYVHPSAFVSPERAVVNVMMQGARGVIFASELMSGGAEIISLPRRGHWVPAVTINQAASTLVEQQLGSITRLGLHPVDYAYLSGTSMATPYVSGIAALLFSARPSATPAEVIAALLASAKDLGPRGVDREYGHGLVQARGAMDALVGPTP from the coding sequence ATGAAGCGCTGGGGGTTCATCGGGCTGTTGGGGCTCGCGGCCTGCATGCCGGACGAGTCGTCCAATCGGGATGCCCTGCAGAACGGGTGTCCCGGAATCACCGCGGGCATGCTGCCGGGCAAACCCGAGGAGAAGCTGTCGAACGACGGGCGCGAGCGCGTCATCGTGCGCTACCGGCGAGAGCGGGCCGTGACGGCCGCGCGAGTCAACCAACTGGGTGGGCGCGTGACGGCGGCCTTCCGCAGCGCACCCGCCCTGGCCGTGAGCGTCACGCCCGAGGAGCGGCTCGCGCTGGAGAAGGACCCGGCCGTGGAGCGCATCGAGCCGGACTACCCGCTCCACGCGCAGGGCCCCGCCAGGCTGCCCGCGCTCGCCCTGCTGTCGGGCGGCGTCACGCGCGCGGGCGTCATCGCCGGGGAGTACACCCAGGAGCTCTCCAAGGTGCAGGCCGCGGAGGTGTGGGACCGCGACGGCGACGGCAGGCCGGACCCGGGCGCGGTGACGGGCCAGGGCGTGAAGGTGTGCGTCATCGACAGCGGCCTGGACATCGACCACCCGGAGCTGAAGGACTCGGTGGTGGCGGCCCGGGACTTCATGGATGGGGACGACGTGCCCACCGACGGCGCCGAGGGCCGCTGGGGCACCGGCCACGGCACCCACGTGGCGGGCATCATCGCCGCGCGGCCGGGCGCTGGAGGCCGGGGAACCCCCGTGCTGGGTGAGCGCGGCCTGGTGGGCGTCGCGCCCGGCGTGCAGCTCATCATCGCCCGGGTGCTGGACCTCGATGGCGGCACCCACATGAGCATCGTCATGCAGGCCGTGGAGTACTGCCAGGAGCAGGGCGCGAAGGTCATCTCGCTGTCGATTGCCGGCGGCATGCCCACGTACACCTCCGCCCAGGTCTTCCAGGCGGCGCGGGACAGCGGAATCCTCGTGGTGGCGGCGGCGGGCAACGAGGGGCGCGGCGAGGTGTCCTATCCCGCGTCCGACCCCGCCGTGCTCGCGGTGGGCGCGCTGGACGTCCATGACCAACGCGCCACGTTCTCCTCCTACGGCGAGGCCCTGGCGCTGATGGCGCCCGGCGTGGACGTGCTGTCCACCTTCCCCCGGGGACTGGGCTCCTTCGCCATGGTGGACGTGGACGGAACCCGGCCCATGGCGCGCTCGCTGCTGTACGCGCCCCAGGGCGAGACGTGGGGCACCCTGGTGGACTGCGGCGGCGGGATGAAGGACTCGTGCGGCGAGGGGGCCAGTTGCCGCGGCTTCATCGCCTATGTGCACCCCAGCGCCTTCGTGAGCCCGGAGCGGGCCGTCGTCAACGTGATGATGCAGGGCGCGCGCGGCGTCATCTTCGCCAGCGAGCTCATGAGCGGTGGCGCGGAAATCATCTCCCTGCCCCGCCGCGGGCACTGGGTGCCCGCCGTCACCATCAACCAGGCGGCCAGCACGCTGGTGGAGCAGCAGCTCGGCTCCATCACCCGGCTGGGGCTGCACCCGGTGGACTACGCCTATCTGTCCGGCACCTCCATGGCCACGCCCTACGTGAGCGGCATCGCCGCGCTCCTGTTCAGCGCGCGCCCCTCCGCCACGCCCGCCGAGGTGATAGCCGCGCTGCTGGCGAGCGCGAAGGACCTGGGTCCCCGCGGCGTCGACCGTGAGTACGGCCACGGGCTGGTGCAGGCCCGAGGGGCGATGGACGCACTCGTGGGACCGACGCCCTGA
- a CDS encoding heavy-metal-associated domain-containing protein, translating to MSPHDETLLKVDGMTCRSCIRHVNEALRDLDGVQDVNVWFDRGQVLVKHDAATAKVSALIEALRDAGYESAPAA from the coding sequence ATGAGCCCCCACGATGAGACGCTGCTGAAGGTCGACGGAATGACCTGCCGGTCCTGCATCCGCCACGTCAACGAAGCACTCCGCGACCTCGACGGCGTCCAGGACGTCAACGTCTGGTTCGACCGCGGGCAGGTGCTGGTGAAGCACGACGCGGCGACCGCGAAGGTCAGCGCGCTCATCGAGGCGCTCCGGGACGCTGGCTACGAATCCGCGCCGGCCGCGTGA
- a CDS encoding cytochrome-c peroxidase, with the protein MIPRSWCAAALALSLGGMGLACESEEPFPTLDELDQLRSLHSLSSHPRLDSTNRVDGQEVAQKLGFDLFRDPGLSRCGTVSCESCHTGDGRTVETATAEGCGGQRTERNPPTVLNVRHNRWFMWDGRADSLWSQAMLPLTNPVEMDSNADIVRARLVAEPSYQARYQALFGMEPANVAAPLLMANVGKVLAAYERVLMRVEAPFDTDVRRFIAAAEAGSAESDPAYLGLKTFVRKGQCIVCHKGPSLTDELFHNVGLEDSGPGAGGQWAVLNSLLDWEFNAAGRYSDDPNGTDAQRLRTLRTQAKQVESEGAFRTPSLRNVALTAPYMHTGKEATLEDVVDFYNEGGDPEGTFVGKRTATIVKLNLTDNEKRALVELLKSLTGTPR; encoded by the coding sequence ATGATTCCAAGAAGCTGGTGTGCCGCGGCGCTCGCCTTGAGTCTGGGCGGGATGGGACTCGCATGCGAATCCGAGGAGCCCTTCCCCACCCTCGACGAGCTGGACCAGCTTCGCAGCCTCCACTCCCTGTCGAGCCATCCTCGGCTGGACTCCACCAACCGGGTGGACGGCCAGGAGGTGGCGCAGAAGCTGGGCTTCGACCTGTTCCGGGACCCGGGGCTGTCGCGCTGCGGGACGGTGTCCTGCGAGAGCTGCCACACGGGTGACGGCCGCACGGTGGAGACGGCCACGGCGGAGGGCTGCGGGGGCCAGCGCACGGAGCGCAACCCGCCCACGGTCCTCAACGTGCGGCACAACCGCTGGTTCATGTGGGACGGTCGCGCGGACTCGCTCTGGTCCCAGGCGATGCTGCCGCTGACGAACCCGGTGGAGATGGACTCGAACGCGGACATCGTCCGCGCGCGCCTCGTCGCGGAGCCGTCGTACCAGGCGCGGTACCAGGCGCTGTTCGGCATGGAGCCCGCGAACGTGGCGGCCCCGCTGCTGATGGCCAACGTGGGCAAGGTGCTGGCCGCGTACGAGCGCGTGCTGATGCGGGTGGAGGCCCCGTTCGACACGGACGTGCGGCGCTTCATCGCCGCGGCGGAAGCGGGCTCGGCGGAGAGCGACCCGGCCTACCTGGGGCTGAAGACCTTCGTGCGCAAGGGGCAGTGCATCGTCTGCCACAAGGGCCCCTCGCTGACGGATGAGCTGTTCCACAACGTGGGCCTGGAGGACTCAGGGCCCGGCGCGGGGGGACAGTGGGCGGTGCTCAACTCGCTGCTGGACTGGGAGTTCAACGCGGCGGGCCGCTACAGCGACGACCCGAACGGCACGGACGCCCAGCGGCTGCGCACGCTGCGCACGCAAGCCAAGCAGGTGGAGTCAGAGGGGGCCTTCCGCACGCCGTCCTTGCGCAACGTGGCGCTGACGGCGCCGTACATGCACACCGGGAAGGAAGCCACGCTCGAGGACGTCGTCGACTTCTACAACGAGGGCGGCGACCCGGAGGGCACCTTCGTGGGCAAGCGCACCGCCACCATCGTCAAGCTGAACCTGACCGACAACGAGAAGCGCGCCCTCGTGGAGCTCCTGAAGTCGCTGACGGGCACGCCTCGCTGA
- a CDS encoding RNA polymerase sigma factor: protein MKAPLSQDVLALLMEHRPEFLRFVEQKVGSRAAAEDLVQDAFVRGLDRAEALHGMESLTVWFYRVLHHAVIDHYRRRGTSERALAAMAREFEEAQPPEVDARKVCPCVGRVAGSLKPEYAEALRRVSMEGTRLPQFAREVGITSSNAAVRLHRARKALKKQLEVSCGACASEGCLDCTCGVPGAGGCAPSTA from the coding sequence GTGAAGGCGCCCTTGTCCCAGGACGTGCTGGCCCTGTTGATGGAGCACCGTCCGGAGTTCTTGCGCTTCGTCGAGCAGAAGGTGGGCAGCCGCGCGGCGGCGGAGGACCTGGTCCAGGACGCGTTCGTCCGGGGCCTGGACAGGGCGGAGGCCCTCCACGGGATGGAGTCCCTGACGGTGTGGTTCTACCGGGTGCTCCACCATGCGGTCATCGACCACTACCGGCGGCGAGGCACGTCGGAGCGCGCGCTGGCCGCCATGGCGCGTGAGTTCGAGGAGGCGCAGCCTCCGGAGGTGGACGCGCGAAAGGTCTGCCCCTGCGTGGGGCGCGTCGCGGGTTCGCTCAAGCCCGAGTATGCGGAGGCGCTGCGGCGAGTCTCGATGGAGGGGACCCGCCTGCCGCAGTTCGCGCGGGAGGTGGGGATTACGTCCAGCAACGCGGCCGTGCGGCTGCATCGAGCGCGCAAGGCGCTCAAGAAGCAGCTCGAGGTCTCGTGTGGTGCGTGTGCCTCGGAGGGCTGTCTGGACTGCACGTGTGGCGTGCCGGGGGCCGGAGGCTGTGCGCCTTCAACGGCCTGA